From Ipomoea triloba cultivar NCNSP0323 chromosome 5, ASM357664v1, the proteins below share one genomic window:
- the LOC116019483 gene encoding glucan endo-1,3-beta-glucosidase 6-like — protein MNISCKLGSCSRRRLGLGLYGVVLFLVGFGSLICEVSGIGANWGTQSSHRLPPEIVVRMMRENGIQKVKLFDADYDTLRALSKSGIEVMVGIPNDMLSTMASSKAAQKWVSENVTTHLKNNVNIRYVAVGNEPYLKTYNGTYLRTTFPALQSVQSALIKAGLGNQVKVTVPLNADVYDTSSGLPSGGDFKADVHEYVLQMVKFLSDNGCPFTVNIYPFISLYNDPSFPVDYAFFDGDATPLNDGGTSYNNMFDANHDTLVWALQKNGFGNLPIIVGEIGWPTDGDRNANVQYAEKFNQGFMAHIAGGKGTPMRPGPINAYLFSLIDEDAKSIAPGNFERHWGIFYYDGQPKYSLNLGTISTGSLLPARGVQYLEKKWCVFKPNARLDDGEVASSVSYACSLADCTSLGFQTSCGGMDARANISYAFNSFYQINNQEDEACKFSGLGAVTRSDPSTGTCRYQVMIQPYYGGAERRTLGCALKTRGLVLGLLILSLWTIL, from the exons ATGAACATTAGTTGTAAGCTAGGTAGTTGTTCAAGAAGGAGATTGGGATTGGGGTTGTATGGGGTGGTTTTGTTTCTTGTAGGTTTTGGTTCATTGATTTGTGAGGTGAGTGGGATAGGTGCCAACTGGGGCACACAGTCGTCGCACCGTCTTCCTCCCGAGATAGTGGTGAGGATGATGAGGGAGAATGGGATCCAAAAGGTTAAGCTTTTTGATGCAGATTATGACACCTTGAGGGCTCTGAGCAAGTCTGGCATTGAGGTCATGGTTGGCATTCCGAATGACATGCTCTCGACCATGGCTAGCTCAAAGGCTGCTCAGAAATGGGTTTCTGAAAACGTCACCACCCATCTCAAGAACAATGTCAACATCAG GTATGTTGCAGTTGGGAATGAACCTTACTTGAAAACATACAATGGAACGTATCTAAGAACTACTTTCCCGGCTCTCCAAAGTGTTCAATCTGCGCTCATAAAAGCCGGGCTTGGCAATCAAGTGAAGGTTACTGTCCCTCTCAATGCTGATGTTTATGACACTTCTAGTGGGTTACCATCTGGCGGTGATTTTAAAGCCGATGTCCATGAATATGTTCTTCAAATGGTCAAGTTCTTGAGTGATAACGGCTGCCCATTTACTGTTAACATCTATCCGTTTATAAGCCTTTATAACGATCCCAGCTTCCCAGTTGATTATGCATTTTTTGATGGGGATGCAACACCTTTAAACGATGGGGGGACATCCTATAACAACATGTTTGATGCAAACCATGATACGCTCGTGTGGGCTTTACAAAAGAATGGGTTCGGGAACTTGCCTATTATAGTCGGAGAAATTGGTTGGCCAACTGATGGGGACCGAAATGCGAATGTGCAATACGCGGAGAAGTTCAACCAAGGATTCATGGCTCACATAGCCGGTGGGAAAGGCACCCCAATGAGGCCTGGACCTATAAATGCCTATCTCTTCAGTTTGATCGATGAGGATGCCAAGAGCATTGCTCCCGGGAATTTCGAACGCCATTGGGGAATTTTTTACTACGATGGACAACCCAAATATTCGCTCAATCTTGGCACCATAAGCACGGGATCTTTACTTCCTGCAAGAGGAGTACAGTACCTGGAGAAAAAATGGTGCGTGTTTAAACCAAATGCGAGGCTTGATGATGGTGAGGTTGCCTCGAGTGTGAGTTATGCGTGTAGTCTTGCAGACTGCACAAGCCTCGGGTTTCAGACGTCCTGTGGGGGTATGGATGCACGGGCAAATATCTCCTATGCTTTCAACAGCTTTTACCAGATAAACAATCAGGAAGACGAGGCCTGCAAGTTCTCGGGACTTGGAGCAGTAACAAGGTCAGATCCTTCTACCGGAACTTGCAGGTATCAGGTCATGATCCAGCCATACTATGGAGGCGCTGAACGGAGGACATTAGGCTGTGCCCTGAAGACACGGGGTTTAGTCTTGGGGTTATTAATTCTCTCCCTGTGGACGATTTTGTGA